A window of Chanos chanos chromosome 15, fChaCha1.1, whole genome shotgun sequence genomic DNA:
GTAGCATTTTCCTGAAGCTCATTGCCCCCAGTTAACCCAACACAGTAGTCACAACAGCACGCGAAACAGGGAACAAATCCAGAGTGGTAAGTGTATCGTTTTATTTCGGGAAAAATCCCAGGCAACCCTTTGGACAGAACCAACAGTATGTCATCCTGTGTTGGGTCCATGTTCAGGTTTTCACAGCTGCGCATCCAATTTGAAACGCCACTGAGGGGCTGTCCCTGCTAGTGctcttgttcttttatttttagctcAGTAAGATGACAGACAAAACCGAGCACACCACTTTTTTCTGGGGAGatttattttccatttgtgtCTAAGCCAAGACTTGTGTTTAAACTGTGGAGTTTAGTTTGTGCTGTATTGTTGATGTGTCCCTCTGGTACTGAAGTGACCTTTAATTCTTTTTCCTGAAATGACAGTGGAGGACTGAAGATGGTGAGACCACACTCAGGATTATCCCGTCTCAAAGAGAGGTTTGTTTTGGTGCCGCAACTGTTCAATTTCTCAGATTTCCAGTCTCCATTCCAAGATAACATTcctttataaaataaaatgatgtgtCCTTGCTTGTTGTATTTTAAAGAGACATATTGTATTTTGAACAGACATTTCTCAGATGGCTACAGGAATATGCCATATGAAGGGCGGTTTGGCCCCCCACTCAGAAGCCAGAGGGGGATTCGCGGGAACCCAGGCAAGGCGCCCCCTAGCTGGCGTGAAGCTAACAGTAGCGGACAGCACCTGTATGGCAAGAGATCGCCACACATGGGAGAACATCGCGACCGACCTCACGGACAGTGGATGACACACAGTCAGGATCACTACGAGCACTACCCAGGTTCCCCAGAGCCTCATCGGACCCACAGGAGACCCTCCCCTCCCCGCTCAAGCCACCCTCCCCCCGCCCAGCACAGGCAGTCCCCACACAGCCCGCTGCATGGGCCTCCAGGCCACAGACAGGCGCCGTTCCATGTCCCACACAGCTCACCCCGGCTTTATCACGGCTTATCGTCAGACAGGAGgggcccctccccctcctcgcACTCCCCACGCAACCCCTACCTGGGCCCCCAGCGACGCCCAAGCCCCGCAAACAGTCTGGATCGGAACTGGGACACGCCCAGTCACAGCAGCCCCCGAGAGAGGCACTTTGGGCGTCCAGATCAGGGGGGTCACTGGAACGGCCCGGGGGGGTTCCCACAACCCCGAAATGGGGAGTCTGGAGTCCCTGGCTCCCCCCAGAGGAAGCTACGGGAATTTCATGGGAGGAGCTCATATCCAGAGAGGTACAGGAATGATGCTAGCATGAAGGCTGGCTGAcattagagagaaaacaggtgAAAGAGGGGCATTAGTTTTGTGAAAGGGAGGTTTAGCTCACCAAGGCCACGGGTAAACAGTACCCTCCCTCTGCCTGTCAGTCAGATTAAAGGGTGATGTAATATCTCATGGTAAAGCTCTCAAGAATTAATGTCAGTCTGAAGAAATTGTATAAGACCCattgaagtttaaaaaaaggttgTACTGTTCTCAACAGTGATAAATCATTCAGCAGATTTGGGTGCTGGTTCTAGCACAATAGAAGTTTAAcagcccccaacccccccccaaaaaaaatccttcatatCCCACTCCACCTGCTGTTCGTCAGGAGCTGGCATTGTAACCcacatgtttgtattgtttgtgaTGGATGTGCAGGTGGTCAACAGATGGAGACCCTCGGAAGCAACACGGAGAAGTTGGaagggtgagagtgagggacGGGCCGGGTCGCCGCGGCCCAGACTGGGCGCACCCACACCCTCGCCCCTCTTACCCGCCCTACTCATGGAAGTCTGCGCCGTACCCACCACCCCCAAGGTTCCGCCCACCCCACCGGGCTCTGGAGAGGCCCATCAGGCCGCCGctgaagaggaggagtgagagcCAGGGGTGGCCGCAGTCCTCCATGGGCTCGGACGCTGGTCACGTCCCATCCAAACGCCCCCGCCGGGAAATGTCCGTTCGACCCCCACCGAGGGGCTTCGGAGGTCGCGGCCTGTCCCTCAAGGACAAGAGTCGCATCCTTAAAGGGCGGAAGTTCAGGGCGGAGTCTGTAGCTCGGTTCAAATTGCCCCCTCCACATCCAGGGAAACCAGAGAAGGCCCATAGGCCCAAGGATGGCTCCCACCCAGCCGCAGAAAAAGCTCGACTCAAGGACCATCAGAAGACCGAGTCAAAGAGGCCTGGACCTCAGGAATCCCCGCCCAAAACAGAGGCTAACTCGGCCAAACCTGAGGGGAGCTCGGACACACAGGTGGAGTCACGCCGCTCTGTGAGCGCACACAGGTATGGTATCACCCTTCTCACACTGCCCATGGGCGCGTGATGATGTTTAGAAGGTCAAGCTTCCTGTTTGTCAGTGGTACAGCTTCCACCACCCAACACCAGGGGGCGCCACCTTGTTCTAATGAAATGGATGAGGAAAAAAGGTTTAAGTCTCATGGCTGGTTTTCTGCCTCATCATAGCCACCTGTAAGATGTTAAAGCTGTCTGTCATGTCCAGAATCTCTCAGTTCTTCAGCAGAAGTTAAGGGGATTTCTTAAAGGGGAATACCAGTTTCAAAAGTCTCAAGCATAATCAGCGTaattcattctccctctccaAAAGGGTCTCAAAAAGTCTAACAATGGCATGTAAGTCAAACTCCTGCCTCTCACCCACACCAAGACAGTTCGTTCGTGTGATATGGCAGCCGAGGGAGGGAAAGTGATATTATAAAGCAAGGCCTTTCGGTGTCCGCTGTAACAAAGCATCCAGCCTGGTCCTTTAACGCAAATGAAAAATCATAACACCTGAAAAACCACACTTTAAACTGAGGAGCTTAGTCCTGCAACTTCCCACGGGTCGAATACGGTCAATCACGTATTGTCCAGAAACGGAAGAATGGATTCAAGTGAAGATCTTGAGAAAacgttttaaaaatgaagaattgAGAGATGGATGAAAGGAAGATGAAGGTTTGTCCAGTCATTACTTGCATGACTGTCAGTGTCAGGACAAACTGGTAAATCCAGTGTGTGATGACCGCTGGCCCTAAGGAAGAACACCATGGCGTCTGGGTCTGTCACAGTGGGAGATGCACTGACCTGTCTCCAGAACATTTCTGTGGGAGtttttgaagagaaaatggTGTTCAGGTTGGCATGAGATGGGCCGCTGAGTTCTTAGGACGTGTCACGCTGATGGGGCACTCCGTGACCAACGAGAGAGATGTTGCTTCAGCCGGAGGCCAATCGAGAGGAAGCAAAACCAACAGACACTGGTCAAATCCGCGGTGGAAAGGTACACGGCATGCCCTGAAACGGCAAACAGAAGGGTCGGTGCAGACGCGACAGAAGCTGCATTCACGGTTTCTCTAGAAGCTGTCGGTAGTGAAGCACAGTGTGCACCATATGCTGGAGCTGTgatagattgtgtgtgtgtgtctccctctttctctctctactccccTGACCAATACACTGCCCTCTATCAGCCCAGTTACTAACGCATTAGTCTGTACAACTGTAAAACTCCAGTGATGGGCATGGAAACGTGCTCTGGTTGGTTGACATGGAAACGTGCTCTGGTTGGTTGACATGGAAACGTGCTCTGGTTGGTTGACATGGAAACGTGCTCTGGTTGGTTGACATGGGCATTAAGAATAAATGTAATGAGTTTTGCATCTCTAATGTGCTGCTGCTGGAGGTGGATGAAGAAGGTGGtagacagaagagaaaatggaggaacATGTTTTTCGGCGTGTACTCGCCTGACTCCCCTGGTTTCGCTGCTCGGCCACGCGGAAACCCGCTCCGCTCCGCTCCCGTCACCTCAGACATGAATATTCACTCATCTCTAGCTCTGAAAGTTCGACTCTAATTTCACTGGGGTGCCCAGACTCTGTCACCGAGTGGTTATGGGGGTTGTGCTACTCTCACACCAGCCAGTCTGTTCAGTGACACGGCATCCAGCTGTAGAACGATACTAATAGAGACACGAACGGAAGAACACGGAGCACACTCTGATTGACTGGACTGACGGGTCGGGACAGGGAAGAGCCGTCTGATTTAAGGGTGAAGTAGATGTGACGTCCTGAGTGTGTGGAGAGTAATACGAGAGCGTCCCAGGACTAACTGTACATCCTAACCTAACACTGTGACCGCGTTAGGGACAGGAAGGCTTCTAAGAGCgcaaggtgaaaacaaaaaccgcaAATTCAAACAGAAGCGTGGAGATGATGGGCTTGCTCTGCTGTAAGTACCAATGTGGTAATCCCTATTTTATCACTGTCGCATTTCTTACTTTAGATCAGTGTGTTTTAAGGTTTGTGCTTGACTGTGATTGGTTGGCTGCAGACTTCCCCTCCCCCTGACCgggtcagtgcagtgtgtatatgtggtgttGTAGGTCTGCTCGTGCTCTGTGCAGTTCAAACAGCTGCTCAGCGAACCACTGGCATTTggctcgctcttttttttttttttcttttttttttttttctcgtcagAATATTCAAACGGAAGTTCAGGTTCTAATGAAACGTTCTGGAAGGTTCTTTCAGAGCAGAGTGCggttgtgtgtgagtcaccCTGACCTGTCCaccctgctccctctctcctcagctcttCTCCCATAGACAGACGGCTCTCCCAGGACCTGGTGGTCGTTTCCCAGTGGCAGGCGGGACCTGGACCCAGCCCCACTCCTAAAAATGGGACATCATGGAGGGACAGAGCCGCCAAAACTAAAACTGGTACATTGGCCATTCTCTGGTTTTAACGTACGCTAGtcatcgatttttttttttttttttacttctggtATAGAGAGGTTTCTGTGAACTGGAGAGATGTGTTTTATTCCAGAATGTGAAATGACTGcagttcttcttcctctcctagaaagtgtgaaaacacatgGGAGCATCATGCTGAACGAGCGTTTCACCAAACTGCACCGGCCTGGAGGCTCTCAGCGCAGACCCAGAGAGCACCTGTATTCAGACAGGCACGTGAACCGCACTGCATCTGCTCACGCCCGCTTTGACCTGGTGAAGAGTCCACGTGTCATGACTCACTAAAGGTTACGTGTGCTTCTTTTTGCAGGCCGGAGGATCGACCCTACGGAACAGGGAAACCCCTCAGAAAGCAAGGGCCTTTTCTGGTATTTTCTCAAACTTCTACTTTGAAAGAATTGTCAGACCACAtatgtgtttttgcatttatGGCTGTGTCTTAATGACACAGggaagagtgtatgtgttttctgctgAGAGACAGACCAGTAGGATAATCAGTGTTCTGTGGCCttgtgagtggagtgtgtgtatgtgtttggcaTTGTTAGGGGCTGTATTGCCATAGGAACAGGGATAGCCAGTGCATGACAGTAACCGACACTGGTTCTGACTGATGTTCTAACCCGTCTGATGAGTTACTGTTAGTCGTCAGACACTTCTGTGAGTGTCCCCGTGGGGAGACCCACTGTAGCCAAAACAAAGGAGTAACACGTGGAGATGTCTCAgaggacagtgtctctgtggctgagaggagagtgtttgtgtctggtgACAGCCGTGTGATTAACGGGTGTTTGACTCTGACAGAGACACGGCGTTCGCCCCGGCCCCGGACCCAATCGTGGCCCCGTGTCTGAGCCCCCGCCACTCCCACCGCCGGCCGCCAGGAGACCTCTGATGGTAGGTGTTCCCTGGGAAACCTGGTCCCCAGTCACACTGTGACATGACAGCCCTGTGCCATCGGAGTTCCCTCTGCTCATCTCTGCTCTCAGTCTGAGTGGAAATCAGGGAACCTGTCTGTTAAAGGAAATGTGCATGAACATCAGCACTGTGTTAATACTGAAGTGGGAGACAAGTCTACATTATTAGCTGTGTagtagggttagggtcagggttagggttctGTTTGTTGATTGGTTGGTGACATGTTTTGTGATGTGGGCGGCATCCTCTAGGGGATGGTCGTGTCCCGTCCTCTGTTTCAGCAGAAGCCCGTGTTCAGGAAGAGTCAGAGTATTATGTCCAAATACCGCAACCTCCAGTCACTGCGACACAGGCCTGCACCTCCACAGAGCACCTCCAACAGGCCTGCACCTCCACAGAGCACCTCCAACAGGCCTGCACGCCCACAGAGCACCTCCAACCGCCGCTGGTGACCTCTCAACCCAAGGTCAGTCTgtcggcttttttttttttttttttaatctgcacacacacagactcacacacagacacacacatgtacgttTGTGTTTACACACTCTGCTTTGAACATAGGGGCGTGACCTTGTAAAGCTCGTCTGCTGTGGTGTCAGAAATTCTCAACTCTGCCTGAACTACATCCTGTTGGCACTGGCTgagctgtctttgtttttgcaggTGCACAGATGGACCAGTACAGATGGGCAGAGACACCATGGAAAAGAGGTGTCGAAACAGCTGGACATCATGCACCAGGCCTgtgattctgattggctggagtggagctgctctctgGGGCTGTCTACCCCTCCTCTGTAACgtttctctgttactgttaaTCCACGTGTTTATCCTCAGCAGGATGCAGGATTTGGGGAAAAACTATAAAgaccttttttctgttctcatgGGTTGGTGTTTACAGCTCTGGACTCAGAACATCATTTGGGTTGAAGGATTGGTGTTTTTTGAAATTcatggcttttgtttgtttgagagtgtgtgtgacagtataATCTGTATCCAAGTTCATGAACATTAAGGGGAAAAACATCTCAGTATGTGTTTTAGACTGgataatgtttctttttgtttgattttttttttttttttttttaagagaagaTGTGAACAGCATCGTGGGTTTGTGTTGTAATCATAATCAGTCACTGATAAGACACTGAACTAAAGCTATGCTAAGACCTCTGGCTTATTTGGTTTTTAAACATTACATGTAAAGAACCCAAATTCTTATGTATATAGGTTGTTTAtagacatttcaaataaaagaaCTGGATGTGCTAAGAATCCCcatactgactgtctgtctctgtacatctctctgTGGGTCTATTCCCTGTCTGTCCACACATCTCTGTGGGTGTATTCCCTGTCTGTCCTCACATCTCTCTGGGTTTATTCCCTGTCTGTCCACACATCTCTGTGGGTCTATTCCCTGTCTGTCCACACATCTCTCTGGGTTTATTCCCTGTCTGTCCTCACATCTCTCTGGGTTTATTCCCTGTCTGTCCACACATCTCTGTGGGTGTATTCCCTGTCTGTCCTCACATCTCTGTGGGTGTATTCCCTGTCTGTCCACACATCTCTGTGGGTCTACTCTCACCACTTGAGTTAGTCCTCTATATAAACACTCAAATCAGACTTCAGGGAGAGTAAAAATCCTACAGTGTTTACAAAATCAGAGAAACATCTCGGTATTAGTACACACACGGTGACTGTGTAGCCCGCTCTTCACTGAGCCCGATTTCCCGTTTGGTccctacagaaaaaaatgcagctCTCAGAGAATTCCAGCTCTATGGTCTAAGCCGATGACTTCACCTGTGAAGAATATGACATCACTCCAACACCAAAAGTTTGTCTGAAAATAACAGTATTTATTTGTGAAGGGTGCAGCAGACATCATCACTCCTcaccccacctccctccctccctccgctCTGAACTGTCCTGGACAGTGCCCATTTACACAAACTCCAAGTTTAGTGGAGACAGACTGGAGGCTGTCTGTCTGGTGGAGGCTGTCTGTCCAGTGGAGGCTGTCTGTCCGGTGGAGGCTGTCTGTCCGGTGGAGTGGGAAGAGCTGCTGGTTAACAGAGGGCTGTATCAGTGCAGTGTCTGACCTGGCCCTGCTCACTACACACCTTCATTTATGTGGAGACGTGACAAAACCAGAGAACAGTACCTCTGGATgttagacatacacacacacacacacacacacacacacacacacacacacacacacacacacacacacaagtcctgtGCTGTCCAAGCGATTCAGCCTGTCAGGTttagagagagtgtcagaggcCAGGCCTGGTGGCGGAGgccactgtgagtgtgtttagcTGATGTACACCTCAGCCTCCTTAAGGATCTCCTCTTTCTGTTGGAAGTATTCTCTGAACCAAGCAATGTGCTCCTGTTTCTGCTGCACTGTCAGGTGGGGGTTTTTGGACAGCCCCCCTACCACCAGCTCCATGAAGTGCCTGACAGGCCCCTGACGTGGGAAGCCGCTCTCCAGGTGCCTCTCCAAAAACACATGCTCATGGAACGGCACGCCTGCCTCCTCCTCCAACcctgagagtgagggagggacaGCGCGGCAAGAGATGACGgaggagagatgagggagaaaaaggcaggaaaacagaTCAAATTTCTGTCATCATTGATTACAttgcacagcacacagagacacagctaaGACAGCGATAAACCCTTGCCTGTCTCGTTGTTGACTGGATATGGCCATAGTTTGCCTTCTCTGGTCCACTCTATCATCTCTTCAAAACCATTCCGaggcctctgattggctgactggaCAATCTGATTAGCCAGATCAATATCCCAAAGGCTTGGGGGTGAAGCTGAAAGCAAACAAGAGGTCAGGACTGACTTCTCCACTAGGGACTCATTATGTGGCCTACTTAAAACGCTGTGTATGAATCTTCTACCAGATATGCATGCTCACTACAGCCAACCAAGTTATATGAATAAAGATTCAAACCGCTCCAGAACAGGAATGTGTAACGACTGTGATGTATGAGTCTTAggtaaaaacagaggagagtgcagggacagaaatgagaaacatgacTGACTGAGCACTGGGATTTCACAAACACTATGATTTCACTAACACTCTAAAACTATGATTTCACTAACACTGGGATTTCACTAACACTCTAAAACTATGATTTCACTAACACTATGATTTCACTAACACTCTAAAACTATGATTTCACTAACACTCTAAAACTATGATTTCACCAACACTGGGATTTCACTAACACTCTAAAACTATGATTTCACTAACACTCTGATTTCACTAACACTCTGATTTCACTAACACTCTAAAACTATGATTTCACTAACACTCTGATTTCACTAACACTCTAAAACTATGATTTCACTAACACTGGGATTTCACTAACACTCTAAAACTATGATTTCACTAACACTCTAAAACTATGATTTCACTAACACTATGATTTCACCAACACTGGGATTTCACTAACACTCTAAAACTATGATTTCACTAACACTATGATTTCACTAACACTCTAAAACTATGATTTCACTAACACTATGATTTCACTAACACTATGATTTCACTAACACTATGATTTCACTAACACTCTAAAACTATGATTTCACTAACACTATGATTTCACGAACACTCTAAAACTATGATTTCACAAACACTATGATTTCACTAACACTCTAAAACTATGATTTCACTAACACTGGAATTTCACTAACACTCTAAAACTATGATTTCACTAACACTATGATTTCACCAACACTATGAGTTCATCAACACTCAAACTATGATTTCACTAAAACTATGATTTCACTAACATTCTAACACGGTTTCCCTAACACTATGATTTCATCATCACTCTTAACACTATGGTTTCACTAACACCATGATttcactaacactaacactaacatgaCGCGTCTCTCCTTACCAAGCTCGCTCTCTCCTCCCTGCTCCGTTTTCACAGAGAAGATATTCAACCGTCTCCCTGTGAACACACTCTTCCTGcaaaatccaaacacacacacacacacacacacacacacacacactcactcagaataaatcaacacacaaacacacttcctgcaaaatcaacacacacatacactcactcagaataaatcaacacacacacacattcttcctgcaaaatcaacacacacacacgtcctgaaaaatcaacacagacacactcagaataaatcaacacacacacacacttactgcaaaatcaacacacgcacacactcaatcagaataaatcaacacacacacacactcttcctgcaaaatccaaacacatgcacacactcagaataaatcaatacacacacacatatttcctgcaaaatcaacacacacacactcagaataaatcaacacacacacacactcagaacaaatcaacacacacacacacactcagaataaatcaacacacacagacacttagaGGAAACAGATTAAACACATAATCTTAACAAAGACATATGTTTGGAGAAGCGATTAACTGCCTTATCTTATACAAAGTTTCACAACAATGTGCAGtcaggaattaaaaaaaaaagacaaaatctaaatattgtctggtgtcagtgtaaTAAACTCACAGAAATTAGATGCCAGTTTATCGTATGAATTAAAGTCACTACATTGCTCTTTCATTGAAGGAAAAAGGTGTATTCTGAGTTGTCAGTCAGAGGTGCTGTAAAACTGTCACTCTGCGTATTTAAAATGTTGCAGTGTCTGTACCGTCTGCGGACTCCGTCCAGTTCACTGGCAATACCCCTCTCATGGGTGTAGCCCCGCCCGTCATCATCAAATcgaatctgattggctggtctGGCATTAGGCC
This region includes:
- the LOC115828485 gene encoding extensin, which encodes MVRPHSGLSRLKERHFSDGYRNMPYEGRFGPPLRSQRGIRGNPGKAPPSWREANSSGQHLYGKRSPHMGEHRDRPHGQWMTHSQDHYEHYPGSPEPHRTHRRPSPPRSSHPPPAQHRQSPHSPLHGPPGHRQAPFHVPHSSPRLYHGLSSDRRGPSPSSHSPRNPYLGPQRRPSPANSLDRNWDTPSHSSPRERHFGRPDQGGHWNGPGGFPQPRNGESGVPGSPQRKLREFHGRSSYPERWSTDGDPRKQHGEVGRVRVRDGPGRRGPDWAHPHPRPSYPPYSWKSAPYPPPPRFRPPHRALERPIRPPLKRRSESQGWPQSSMGSDAGHVPSKRPRREMSVRPPPRGFGGRGLSLKDKSRILKGRKFRAESVARFKLPPPHPGKPEKAHRPKDGSHPAAEKARLKDHQKTESKRPGPQESPPKTEANSAKPEGSSDTQVESRRSVSAHSSSPIDRRLSQDLVVVSQWQAGPGPSPTPKNGTSWRDRAAKTKTESVKTHGSIMLNERFTKLHRPGGSQRRPREHLYSDRPEDRPYGTGKPLRKQGPFLRHGVRPGPGPNRGPVSEPPPLPPPAARRPLMGMVVSRPLFQQKPVFRKSQSIMSKYRNLQSLRHRPAPPQSTSNRPAPPQSTSNRPARPQSTSNRRW